A stretch of Cynocephalus volans isolate mCynVol1 chromosome 9, mCynVol1.pri, whole genome shotgun sequence DNA encodes these proteins:
- the NIPAL1 gene encoding magnesium transporter NIPA3: MGEQVRLPPGEPCREGYVLSLVCPNSSQAWCEITNVSQLLASPVIYKNLNSSITNWSISANVENKYSFYVGLVLAVSSSIFIGSSFILKKKGLLQLANKGVTRAGQGGHSYLKEWLWWAGLLSMGAGEVANFAAYAFVPATLVTPLGALSVLISAILSSYFLNEHLNIHGKIGCILSILGSTMMVIHAPQEEEVTSLHEMEMKLREPGFISFAVIITVISLVLIFIVAPKKGQTNILVYISICSLIGAFSVSSVKGLGIAIKELLEWKPVYKHPLVFVLLAVLVLSVTTQINYLNKALDTFNTSLVTPIYYVFFTSMVVTCSAILFQEWYGMKAGDIIGTLSGFFTIINGIFLLHAFKNTDITWSELTSAAKKKDLSLNDSKNNYVLLENMEYLTPGYNDDVTLFSRTDDQGL, translated from the exons ATGGGGGAACAGGTGAGGCTGCCGCCCGGAGAGCCCTGCCGAGAAG GCTATGTGTTGTCTCTGGTGTGTCCGAACTCCTCCCAGGCTTGGTGTGAGATCACAAATGTGTCACAGCTGCTGGCTTCTCCTGTCATCTACAAGAACCTGAATTCCAGCATAACCAACTGGAGCATTTCAGCAaatgtagaaaacaaatacagtttTTATGTGGGCTTGGTACTGGCAGTGAGTTCCAGTATTTTTATTGGCTCCAGCTTCATACTGAAAAAAAAGGGACTCTTACAACTGGCCAACAAGGGCGTTACTAGAGCTG GACAAGGTGGACATTCTTACCTCAAGGAATGGCTTTGGTGGGCAGGATTGCTGTCAA TGGGAGCAGGAGAGGTTGCAAATTTTGCAGCTTATGCTTTTGTACCTGCCACCTTGGTCACCCCACTGGGCGCTCTGAGTGTTCTCATAAG TGCAATACTgtcttcctattttttaaatgagcacttgaacattcatgggaaaaTAGGCTGCATATTAAGTATATTGGGGTCAACTATGATGGTTATCCATGCCCCGCAAGAAGAGGAAGTCACTTCTTTGCatgaaatggaaatgaaattGAGAGAACCAG GATTTATTTCCTTCGCTGTGATCATAACTGTGATCTCCTTGGTGCTGATTTTCATTGTGGCTCCCAAGAAAGGACAGACCAACATATTGGTCTACATTTCAATCTGTTCTTTGATTGGAgcattttcagtttcttctgtCAAGGGCCTAGGAATTGCCATTAAGGAACTATTAGAATGGAAGCCAGTTTACAAGCATCCCCTGGTCTTTGTTTTGCTGGCTGTGCTTGTGCTTTCAGTGACTACACAGATTAACTATCTCAACAAGGCACTGGACACCTTTAACACATCTCTTGTGACTCCCATTTACTATGTGTTCTTCACATCCATGGTAGTGACTTGCTCTGCCATCTTATTCCAAGAGTGGTATGGCATGAAAGCTGGAGATATCATCGGGACCCTGAGTGGGTTCTTTACTATTATCAATGGCATCTTCCTTCtacatgcttttaaaaacacTGACATTACCTGGAGTGAGCTGACATCTGCTGCTAAGAAAAAAGACCTCTCTCTGAATGACAGTAAGAACAATTATGTCTTACTAGAGAACATGGAGTATTTAACCCCAGGATACAATGATGATGTTACCTTGTTTAGTAGAACTGATGATCAAGGTCTCTAA